In Oncorhynchus nerka isolate Pitt River linkage group LG26, Oner_Uvic_2.0, whole genome shotgun sequence, one DNA window encodes the following:
- the LOC115110444 gene encoding prostaglandin E2 receptor EP1 subtype-like, with protein sequence MLAMQHYNSSGLAAPNLLPNQTWGVEGVPAIAWRANITTERPMSPPSNPTAAGLSMTLGILSNIVALVILAKAYARLRRRSKATFLLFASSLVATDFAGHVIPGALVLRLYSAGAATGPLGLAATDAPCQFLGGSMVFFGLCPLFLGCAMAAERCLGVTQPLLHASLVTTARTKMALALIWLLALCVAFLPFFRLGAYTYQYPGTWCFISVLGETQETDVAFVMLFSGLGLASLTVALVCNTISGVTLVLARLRKKCKTCYRRSAKSHDIEMVAQLVGIMITSCICWSPLLIFGLMSVTWSYSGSIGSDQDTYRRLMVMGVRLASWNQILDPWVYILLRRAVLRKIYRITKSRASFKNSTFRHWDISSFQNSEKINTVNRI encoded by the exons ATGTTGGCCATGCAGCACTACAACTCCTCAGGCCTGGCTGCCCCCAATCTCCTCCCCAACCAGACCTGGGGGGTGGAGGGTGTGCCGGCCATTGCCTGGAGGGCAAACATCACCACAGAGAGGCCCATGTCTCCCCCCAGTAACCCCACTGCAGCTGGCCTCTCCATGACCCTGGGCATCCTGTCCAACATTGTGGCCCTGGTCATCCTGGCGAAAGCCTATGCCCGTCTGCGCCGCCGCTCCAAGGCCACCTTCCTGCTCTTCGCCAGTTCCCTGGTAGCCACAGACTTTGCCGGCCACGTCATCCCCGGTGCACTGGTGTTGAGGCTGTACTCAGCTGGGGCTGCAACTGGGCCCTTAGGTCTCGCTGCCACCGATGCCCCCTGCCAGTTCCTAGGGGGTagcatggtgttcttcggcttgtgcCCATTGTTCCTGGGCTGTGCCATGGCTGCTGAGCGCTGCCTGGGTGTCACACAGCCCCTGCTCCATGCCTCACTGGTCACCACGGCTCGCACCAAGATGGCACTAGCTCTCATCTGGCTGCTGGCTCTGTGTGTGGCCTTCCTGCCCTTCTTCAGGCTGGGGGCCTACACCTACCAGTACCCCGGGACCTGGTGCTTCATCAGTGTCCTGGGAGAGACTCAGGAGACGGACGTGGCCTTTGTCATGCTGTTCTCTGGACTGGGCCTGGCCTCTCTGACTGTGGCCCTGGTGTGTAATACCATCAGTGGGGTCACGCTGGTGCTTGCCAGACTGCGTAAGAAGTGTAAGACCTGCTACCGTCGCTCAGCCAAGTCCCATGACATTGAGATGGTGGCCCAGCTGGTGGGCATAATGATCACTTCTTGCATCTGCTGGAGCCCTCTGCTG ATCTTTGGCCTGATGTCAGTCACATGGTCCTATAGCGGTTCCATAGGCAGTGACCAGGACACATACAGGAGGTTGATGGTGATGGGCGTCCGGCTGGCCTCCTGGAACCAGATCCTGGACCCCTGGGTCTACATTTTGCTGCGCCGGGCCGTGCTGAGGAAGATCTATCGCATCACCAAGAGCCGGGCCAGCTTCAAGAACAGCACCTTCCGCCATTGGGACATCAGCTCCTTCCAGAACTCTGAGAAAATAAACACTGTCAACAGGATCTGA